A genomic region of Pyrus communis chromosome 14, drPyrComm1.1, whole genome shotgun sequence contains the following coding sequences:
- the LOC137715826 gene encoding kinesin-like protein KIN-14I: MAVAGGGTALSFSVASMVEDVLQQHGTRLGDLKLESRKAEEAASRRNEAAGWLRKVIGVVAAKDMPAEPSEEEFRLALRSGIILCNAINKVQPGVVPKVVESPCDSALIPDGAALSAFQYFENVRNFLVAIQGMGLPTFEASDLEQGGKSARVVNTVLVLKSYSEGKQTGGNGPNGISKFGANIKPTTSAKPFVRKNSEPFTNSLSRTSSMNDKSLSALSSDLNSKKMPNSHSLSMLVRAVLLDKKPEEVPMLVESVLSKLVEEFEQRMLSQHELTKPSQKDVTVSHGNKFPMKFASGDKKMEDKTLVNKNYISDEESKSRLLKQQMIFDQQQRDVQELKQTLHTTKSGIQFMKMKFHEEFHNIGLHIHGLAQAASGYHRVLEENRKLYNQVQDLKGSIRVYCRVRPFLSGVSNCLSTVDHIEDGNITINTPARHGNGRKSFSFNKVFGPSATQADVFSDMHPLIRSVLDGYNVCIFAYGQTGSGKTYTMSGPRELTEKSQGVNFRALGDLFFIADQRKDIFRYDVSVQMIEIYNEQVRDLLVTDGSNKRLEIRNSSQTGLNVPDANLVPVSSTSDVIDLMNLGHRNRVVGATALNDRSSRSHSCLTVHVQGRDLTSGAILRGCMHLVDLAGSERVDKSEVTGDRLKEAQHINKSLSALGDVIASLAQKNPHVPYRNSKLTQLLQDSLGGQAKTLMFVHISPEPDAVGETISTLKFAERVATVELGAAQVNKDSTDVKALKEQIAGLRASLARKEEEAERNQRQVCGSSDKSRMKASELSPFHSNRQGTDMMGDLNGCGTPMVGKIELDDNSASRTKRQSFDLDELLGNSSPWPPVDSPIQNCEEDDRDVSSGEWVDKVMVNKQEASRLGNPLGSWGADNGNLSDGFYQKYLQDSSKVYPDQSYNMFVGSNRFNVASTDEMDDLDAATSDSSEPDLLWQFNQTKLTSIGNGIASKTKKPNGKPVKSLEPRKSFNPSLGPSLSRKPLNGVPHRTARQPVPAEMKRKAGSRK, translated from the exons ATGGCAGTGGCAGGAGGGGGAACGGCATTGTCTTTTTCGGTTGCGTCCATGGTGGAGGACGTGCTTCAACAGCACGGCACTCGCCTCGGCGATCTTAAGTTGGAGTCTCGAAAAGCTGAGGAAGCAG CATCGAGGAGAAATGAGGCGGCCGGGTGGCTTCGAAAGGTGATCGGCGTTGTTGCGGCTAAAGATATGCCGGCAGAGCCTTCGGAGGAAGAGTTCAGGCTTGCATTGAGAAGTGGGATTATCCTCTGCAATGCTATCAATAAAGTTCAACCTGGAGTTGTGCCCAAG GTGGTAGAAAGTCCATGTGATTCAGCATTGATTCCTGATGGGGCGGCTTTGTCTGCATTTCAGTACTTCGAGAATGTGAGGAACTTCCTTGTTGCTATTCAGGGGATGGGACTTCCCACGTTTGAGGCATCTGATTTGGAACAA GGAGGGAAATCTGCAAGGGTTGTGAATACGGTTCTGGTGCTTAAATCTTACAGTGAGGGGAAACAGACCGGGGGAAATGGGCCAAATGGCATATCGAAATTTGGTGCAAACATAAAACCTACTACTTCTGCCAAGCCTTTTGTAAGAAAAAATTCGGAGCCATTCACGAACTCGCTGTCAAGGACTTCCTCAATGAATGACAAATCTTTGAGTGCTCTGTCCTCTGACCTTAATTCTAAAAAGATG CCTAATTCTCACTCCTTGAGTATGCTTGTTCGCGCAGTTTTATTAGATAAGAAGCCTGAAGAAGTTCCGATG TTGGTAGAGTCTGTGCTAAGCAAGCTCGTGGAGGAATTTGAGCAACGTATGTTGAGCCAACATGAATTG ACAAAACCAAGTCAAAAAGATGTGACTGTTTCACACGGAAACAAATTTCCGATGAAATTTGCTTCTGGTGATAAAaag ATGGAAGACAAAACACTTgtcaataaaaattacatatctGACGAGGAATCAAAAAGTCGGCTCCTTAAACAGCAAATGATCTTtgatcaacaacaaagagatgTTCAG GAACTAAAGCAAACTCTTCACACTACCAAATCTGGTATTCAGTTTATGAAAATGAAGTTCCACGAGGAGTTCCACAATATTG GTTTGCACATTCATGGCCTAGCTCAAGCAGCGAGTGGATATCACAGAGTTCTTGAAGAAAATCGAAAGCTTTACAATCAAGTCCAAGACCTCAAGG GAAGTATCAGGGTTTATTGTCGAGTGAGACCCTTCTTATCTGGAgtatcaaactgcttaagtactgTGGATCATATAGAAGATGGAAATATCACTATTAACACCCCAGCAAGGCATGGGAACGGACGCAAGTCCTTCAGTTTCAACAAAGTATTCGGGCCATCTGCAACCCAAG CTGATGTTTTCTCTGACATGCACCCATTGATTCGGTCGGTCCTTGATGGTTACAATGTTTGCATATTTGCATACGGCCAAACTGGATCGGGCAAAACTTACACTATG AGTGGACCCAGAGAGCTTACGGAGAAAAGCCAAGGTGTAAATTTTAGGGCATTGGGAGATTTGTTTTTTATAGCAGATCAAAGAAAGGACATTTTCCGTTATGATGTTTCTGTTCAAATGATCGAGATCTATAACGAGCAAGTACGAGATCTCCTTGTTACTGACGGGAGTAACAAAAG ATTAGAAATTCGTAATAGTTCTCAGACAGGTCTCAATGTGCCAGATGCAAATCTTGTTCCTGTCTCATCAACATCTGATGTTATTGATCTGATGAACCTTGGACATAGGAATCGTGTTGTGGGTGCAACTGCCCTGAATGACCGTAGTAGTCGTTCTCACAG TTGCTTGACTGTTCATGTTCAAGGAAGGGATTTGACATCTGGAGCTATTCTTCGTGGCTGTATGCATCTGGTTGATCTTGCGGGAAGTGAGAGGGTGGACAAATCTGAGGTGACCGGAGATAGACTAAAAGAAGCTCAACATATTAACAAATCCCTCTCAGCTTTAGGAGATGTGATCGCTTCCCTTGCCCAAAAGAATCCACACGTTCCATATAGAAATAGTAAACTAACACAGCTGCTCCAAGATTCACTTG GTGGACAGGCGAAGACACTTATGTTTGTTCACATAAGCCCTGAGCCAGATGCTGTTGGTGAAACAATAAGCACGCTCAAATTTGCAGAGCGAGTAGCCACAGTTGAACTTGGTGCAGCCCAAGTAAACAAAGATAGCACAGATGTCAAAGCTCTCAAAGAACAG ATTGCTGGTCTTAGGGCATCACTAGCCAGGAAGGAGGAGGAAGCTGAACGCAATCAACGCCAAGTCTGTGGTAGCTCTGATAAATCCAGGATGAAAGCTAGTGAGCTGTCACCATTTCATTCTAACCGTCAGGGTACAGACATGATGGGCGATCTGAATGGTTGCGGGACACCAATGGTAGGCAAAATTGAG CTTGACGACAATTCTGCTTCGAGGACAAAAAGACAAAGCTTTGATCTTGATGAGCTACTAGGGAATTCATCTCCCTGGCCCCCAGTTGATAGTCCTATCCAGAACTGTGAGGAGGATGATAGGGACGTGAGCTCAGGCGAGTGGGTTGATAAGGTTATGGTGAACAAGCAAGAAGCAAGCAGGCTTGGAAATCCTTTAGGATCCTGGGGAGCAGACAATGGGAATTTATCTGATGGTTTCTACCAGAAATATCTCCAGGATTCTTCGAAGGTTTATCCAGACCAATCCTACAATATGTTCGTGGGAAGCAACAGGTTCAATGTTGCTAGCACCGATGAAATGGATGATCTTGATGCTGCCACGAGCGACTCTTCAGAGCCAGATTTGCTCTGGCAATTCAATCAGACTAAACTTACTAGCATAGGCAACGGCATTGCATCGAAAACCAAGAAACCTAATGGAAAGCCAGTGAAAAGCCTAGAACCAAG GAAAAGTTTTAATCCTTCTCTAGGCCCTTCATTGTCACGAAAACCTTTGAACGGGGTACCACATCGGACTGCAAGGCAGCCAGTTCCAGCTGAGATGAAACGAAAAGCCGGGAGTAGAAAGTAG
- the LOC137715790 gene encoding actin cytoskeleton-regulatory complex protein pan1-like: MEDLGNNHRLDSISSAVRKKRSQTFRRPRPDSYTELHDESPLSSTTPSDDQSKVSSDENAGCDANSKRKELSLNECMARGSSAAGNGEKPHKKDSKGGGCNSFYKNEQGRNESNNKRSSEGCLAPANWKSSSLMKDDLISESISAGAFNGRNGESPSTRLSGFDGFGNENKVKKVKLKVGGVTRTIQANSTLNGTTEGGSTTKTARLSDVSRPRQKQNLLLENSDDNHSPSDKKRGLKGIPWKDFSRSGISLGRDNCSMGRTAGKNTYGKEGDGSEPVRKSKRVPKRRILDGDFGDEEEDDEIRYLEKLKISKVAAVYRDDDDESSRKHRKLSAVSNIDNASASRLDKDLKRKSRTDRVSGDTDHEEEQGSLSDGEVEGKKKQKKEAVNSLVDGKKEVTLTTRQRTLQSSKDATPGSCLIEFPNGLPPAPSRKQKEKLTDVEQQLKKAEAAQRRRMQVEKAARESEAEAIRKILGQDSSRKKREDKIKKRQEEIAQERAANALTLPPNTIRTVMGPAGTVVTFSNDMGLPSLFDPKPCSYPTQRENCAGPSCTNPYKYRDSKSQLPLCSLKCYTAIQEKTAVGTTC; encoded by the exons ATGGAAGACTTGGGCAACAATCATAGATTGGACAGTATAAGCAGTGCTgtaagaaagaagagaagtcAAACGTTTCGTCGACCTCGACCTGATTCATATACTGAACTCCATGATGAGTCACCGTTGTCATCAACTACACCTTCGGATGATCAGAGCAAGGTCTCTAGTGATGAGAATGCAGGTTGTGATGccaattcaaagagaaaagaattaAGTCTTAATGAATGTATGGCCAGGGGTTCTTCTGCGGCAGGTAATGGCGAAAAACCTCACAAAAAGGATAGTAAGGGTGGAGGATGTAATTCGTTTTACAAGAATGAGCAAGGACGGAATGAGAGCAATAACAAGCGTTCTAGTGAAGGTTGCCTTGCCCCTGCTAATTGGAAGAGCTCAAGCTTAATGAAGGATGATTTGATATCGGAGTCAATAAGTGCTGGTGCATTTAATGGGAGGAATGGTGAAAGTCCAAGTACTAGGTTGTCAGGGTTTGATGGATTTGGAAATGAGAACAAGGTTAAAAAGGTTAAGCTCAAGGTTGGCGGTGTCACACGTACAATTCAGGCCAACTCTACATTGAATGGTACAACGGAGGGTGGGTCTACCACAAAGACTGCTCGATTGTCAGATGTGTCTAGACCACGGCAAAAGCAAAATCTTCTG CTGGAAAATTCGGATGATAATCATTCTCCTTCGGATAAGAAGCGAGGGTTAAAAGGAATTCCATGGAAGGATTTCTCAAGAAGTGGTATTAGTCTCGGGAGGGATAATTGTTCGATGGGCAGGACGGCGGGAAAGAATACCTATGGTAAGGAAGGCGATGGATCTGAACCAGTTCGTAAGAGCAAGCGAGTGCCTAAGAGGCGCATTCTTGATGGAGATTTTGGAGATGAAGAAGAGGATGATGAGATTCGGTATCTGGAGAAACTCAAAATATCAAAGGTTGCTGCAGTTTATAGAGACGACGATGATGAATCAAGCAGGAAGCACAGAAAACTTTCTGCAGTTTCCAACATTGATAATGCCAGTGCATCAAGGTTGGATAAAGACCTTAAAAGGAAGTCGAGAACTGATAGAGTATCTGGCGACACTGATCATGAGGAAGAACAAGGTTCATTATCTGATGGCGAGGTTGAAGGtaaaaagaaacagaagaaaGAAGCTGTTAACTCTTTGGTGGATGGTAAGAAGGAAGTGACTCTCACAACTCGTCAAAGGACCCTTCAGTCAAGCAAAGATGCCACCCCTGGTTCATGCTTAATTGAGTTTCCAAACGGATTACCACCTGCACCATCTAGAA AGCAAAAGGAAAAACTTACAGATGTGGAGCAGCAACTGAAGAAAGCTGAGGCTGCTCAGAGACGAAGGATGCAGGTTGAGAAGGCTGCTAGGGAATCAGAG GCTGAGGCTATTAGAAAAATTCTCGGTCAAGATTCCAGCAGGAAGAAGCGTGAAGACAAGATAAAGAAGCGACAAGAAGAAATTGCACAG GAGAGGGCTGCTAACGCCTTGACACTTCCGCCGAACACCATCAGAACAGTGATGGGCCCAGCGGGTACTGTAGTTACATTCTCCAATGATATGGGTCTCCCAAGTTTATTTGACCCAAAACCCTGCAG CTATCCAACTCAGCGTGAGAATTGTGCGGGTCCATCGTGTACCAATCCATACAAGTATAGGGATTCTAAGTCACAGCTTCCTCTTTGCAGTCTTAAGTGCTACACGGCAATCCAGGAAAAGACAGCGGTGGGAACTACATGCTAA
- the LOC137715114 gene encoding ATP-dependent Clp protease proteolytic subunit 5, chloroplastic-like — protein MAQTSVSTSASALRFNSLVFAPNPSSSPQPQTLSLPFHRFASRNLKNLVGSSKRSSPVKAIYSGEFWTPAERNSRQGIWSIREDVQVPSSPYFPAYAQGQGPPPMVQERFQSVISQLFQYRIIRCGGAVDDDMANIIVAQLLYLDAVDPQKDIVMYVNSPGGSVTAGMAIFDTMRHIRPDVSTVCVGLAASMGAFLLSAGTKGKRYSLPNSRIMIHQPLGGAQGGQTDIDIQANEMLHHKANLNGYLSYHTGQSLEKINQDTDRDFFMSAKEAQEYGLIDGVISNPLKAFQPMAAATASGDEPAEQTVADS, from the exons ATGGCGCAGACCTCCGTTTCCACCTCCGCCTCCGCACTCAGATTCAACTCCCTCGTCTTCGCCCCAAACCCTAGCTCTTCTCCCCAACCGCAGACCCTTTCTCTCCCCTTCCACCGCTTTGCTTCAAG gaatttgaaaaatttaGTTGGGAGCAGCAAAAGGAGTTCTCCAGTGAAAGCTATCTACTCTGGTGAATTTTGGACACCGGCGGAAAGGAATTCCCGTCAAGGAATTTGGTCCATAAG GGAGGATGTCCAAGTTCCATCTTCGCCATACTTCCCTGCATATGCACAGGGACAGGGGCCACCCCCCATGGTGCAAGAACGCTTTCAAAGCGTTATTAGTCAGCTTTTCCAATAT AGAATAATACGTTGTGGGGGAGCTGTTGATGATGATATGGCAAACATAATTGTTGCTCAACTTCTTTACCTTGATGCTGTTGATCCTCAGAAG GATATTGTCATGTATGTTAATTCACCAGGAGGATCTGTTACTGCTG GTATGGCCATTTTTGACACAATGAGGCATATCCGACCTGATGTCTCCACTGTTTGCGTTGGACTTGCTGCTAG TATGGGAGCTTTCCTGCTTAGCGCTGGTACCAAAG GAAAAAGATACAGCTTGCCAAATTCAAGGATAATGATCCATCAGCCTCTTGGTGGAGCTCAAGGTGGGCAAACTGACATCGATATTCAG GCAAATGAGATGCTACACCATAAGGCAAACTTGAATGGCTATCTCTCGTACCACACTGGTCAAAGTCTTGAAAAGATCAACCAAGACACAGATCGAGATTTCTTCATGAGTGCGAAGGAAGCCCAAGAATACGGGCTTATAGATGGTGTTATATCGAATCCTCTCAAAGCTTTCCAACCTATGGCAGCCGCAACAGCGAGTGGAGATGAACCTGCTGAGCAGACTGTTGCGGACAGTTAA
- the LOC137716189 gene encoding probable WRKY transcription factor 65 → MDATLSPEPDSDVSKELRPETQSSKRRKLAHEKTVVTVKIGANVGKLKNEGPPSDLWSWRKYGQKPIKGSPYPRGYYRCSTSKGCSAKKQVERSKTDASVLIITYTCSHNHSGPPGVNVISTTQQEHDQKQEQEQEQEQEQEQEQEQEQEQDQKQDQKQEQEQEHRKLEEHFHYIESPVRSSQEEEHIFIAHDTSFGFLLDEKQEPLSLSYSQLMSFSTPKLSEENNDFFDELEELPTFSSFPSFMRRTNNLSFGIERIPSVPS, encoded by the exons ATGGATGCAACCCTCTCTCCAGAACCCGACTCAGATGTTTCAAAGGAGCTCAGGCCAGAAACTCAGTCATCCAAAAGAAG GAAGTTGGCTCATGAGAAGACTGTTGTGACAGTGAAGATAGGAGCTAATGTTGGGAAGCTAAAGAATGAAGGGCCGCCTTCTGATCTTTGGTCATGGAGGAAATATGGCCAAAAACCCATCAAAGGATCTCCTTATCCaag GGGATACTACCGTTGCAGTACATCGAAGGGTTGCTCGGCAAAAAAACAGGTGGAGAGAAGCAAAACTGATGCTTCAgtactcataatcacctacactTGTAGCCACAATCATTCAGGTCCTCCTGGTGTGAATGTGATCTCCACCACCCAACAAGAACATGATCAAAAGCAAGAACAAGAACAGGAACAGGAACAGGAACAGGAACAGGAACaggaacaagaacaagaacaggATCAAAAGCAGGATCAAaagcaagaacaagaacaagaacatcggAAATTGGAAGAACACTTCCACTACATCGAGTCCCCAGTCAGATCTTCCCAGGAAGAAGAACACATTTTTATTGCTCACGACACGAGTTTTGGGTTCCTGTTGGATGAAAAGCAAGAGCCACTATCACTATCATATTCTCAGCTGATGAGCTTCTCAACACCCAAATTATCGGAAGAAAACAATGACTTCTTTGATGAGCTTGAAGAACTGCCAACATTTTCATCTTTCCCAAGCTTCATGAGGAGGACTAACAATCTTTCCTTTGGAATTGAAAGGATTCCCTCTGTCCCTTCTTGA
- the LOC137716190 gene encoding uncharacterized protein isoform X2, translated as MDKPRPVDFNCLTTAAREVRLSRALPLPPPTPLCQMLSCSSRRTTAMASIPSSTFASGSTWERTEESTSIINLFAIEFVREKVREQKKSNRELFSFWHIS; from the exons CGGTAGATTTCAACTGCCTCACAACCGCCGCCAGAGAGGTCAGGTTGTCCAGAGCACTACCTCTTCCTCCGCCAACACCGCTGTGTCAGATGTTAAGCTGCAGCTCCAGGAGGACCACAGCAATGGCTTCAATCCCATCCTCCACTTTTGCTTCTG GATCGACTTGGGAAAGAACAGAGGAGAGCACAAGCATTATCAATTTATTTGCTATA GAGTTTGTCAGGGAGAAAGTTCGTGAACAAAAGAAATCTAATCGAGAGCTATTTTCTTTTTGGCACATATCATGA